The genomic window TCCGAATTAATTCTATTGATATCGTTCATAAAAAATATTCCATTACTAATTGGGAACTCCTTAAAATAATGTGTGCTCTCAATAAGCGATGGAATATTTTTTAATTTATAACGAGTCGAATAAGAGTTTCTAAAACAGAAGAACCTACTCTACCTCCTATCCATCCTACATACCATTCGATTGTTAGCCTATTTTACAGTATTGCATATATTATCAAAGATGTAGTCAATAACATCATCAATAACAACCCTGACATACAACCATCATTATTCTCTTTTTTTTCAGTAGCATGAGCAAAATGCTGAAGACCGATTTTACGTTCCTCTATAATTGATAATAATGCTAATTGCTCTTCTTTACTTAGATCGCTTGTCTTAACATCGGGTGTGTCAATATATCTTTTGAATTCAGCGATAAGTTCAGAATTTGATAATTGTCTGTATTTAGACTCTAATTCTTGTTGAGGGTCTTTATTCTCGATATTCTTTGTCTCTGAATTATCCGTTGGTTGTGTTGGTTGCTTGACTACTGGTTTACCATATGTCACTCTGAATTTTTTGGCTGTTGCAGCTAAATCAATGTCGTCATAAGAAGTATCTAGCACCTCATCTAATAGTTTCCAAATTATTTCAGATGCATCATCACAACTGTTTTCAAAACTAAAAGAAGTGCCTTCATCTGACACTTTTTCACCATTGTGTTCAATGATGTAACGTTTGACTTCTTTACCTTCTGTATAATTTATACTAAATGCCATCGATAATTCCGATAATGCAAAAGACAAAACATTATTCTCTTTAATTGGGTACGGCTCAATACACATATCAACATGTAAAAAAAGTAATGTACTCTTTGGCGTAAAGTATATATATGCTATACCTTCATCAGTCCAATTACTAGAAGCCGTTTCAAAGTTAACATCTTCGATATAATCAAAAGTAAGATTAAGATCGTTTTGTAATTCTACAAGCTTATTCTCATAGCTTGAATTTATAGCGAGTCCAGATATATTAAATCCCATAATTTTATTTTTAATGTTAATACTTATAGCCTTTGGCGATTTCTAGGCACTTCCTATCGATCTAAAGCAAAGCTAGATAAAAACCTTACTGAGAGCTGTTTACTATCATAAGTTATATACTTTATTGTTTGCCGTTTTTATACCCTCTTTTTTGCCTAATACTGTATGTTATTGCACTAATTAATCCTATCAATCCACCTAAGTAACTGAAATTGTGCATTGAACCTACCATAATAAAACTTCCTCTTTCAATTAGGTTATCAGGTAAAAACCAATTCGGAGGGTTATCTACTAAAAATATTTTACCGTATAAAAGTCCGATTAATCCGGTCAACAAAGCTATTCCTATTGTTAATAAAAAGGCCTTTAAAGAAATATTCAACATTTCTTTTCCGTTTCGGTGAATTAAACCAATAAAACCGAGAAATATTCCAATGATCAAACCTACCCACCAAGTGGCTAGTACCCCAACAATTGCTGCTCCGAGTCTTGGATTCGCTAATTCGATTTCTGGTGTTCTTATTGTTCCAATATTTTGTCCCATTCCCCAATTTTCAAGTCCAAATTGTATGAACTTAAATTTGGTGTAATACTCTTCTGATATTGAATACGTTATTTGGTCATGAATAACTCCATATATTCCACCTAGAATTGGGGCTATTATCAAAATCAGGATGAATGCTATTAGTTTGTTCATTTTTTAAATGTTTTACATAATTGCTAAACTTAGACCATCAGGTGTGTCATCCGATGGATAGAGAATAGCTTATGCTGCCATTAGTTTTTATTATTCATCTGGTAGTAGGACAACAAAAAAATCAATTACCAATGATGTTATTTCACCATTTTTGTCAATTCCCCAATATGCTGGATACATTCCATCACCGTAGCCTGACTGAAACATTGTGATATTTAAGTCAGAATTCGGAAGTTTAAAATTTACCCAATTACCATAGTCATTTGGATCATTTTGGTCTTTTGCACTTTTCTTAAATTCCATTGCAAATAAATCGTCATAAATATTTCCATTGGAATTTGACTTATAAAAGTCTTCTTGAAATTTTAAATATTCCACTCCCGCTTGTATGTCAAAAAAACCACCCAATCCAGCATCAACAGGAAAACCAAAAAAGTCTCCCTCTTCGGTCAATTCATTTATATCCTCTCCTTCTCGAACAGCTAAAACCCATTTTTCAGCTCTATGGTTATTAAATTGCAATTTTGCTATTGCATATCTGTCTCCAGAATTTTCTGTTTTAACTTCATAAATTTTGATTGGATATTCTCCACTTTTAACCTCTTGATTTAGCGGTTGCATTTCAGGCGTTACTAGTGGATCACATACAACAATTTTTCCAGAAGGCACTTTCAATTCTCCAATGTCAATTACTGTAATCGGCATTCCTTCTATTGAGTCATTGTCAAAAACTTTATTGTAATCTGTATGAGATAGTACTTCAGACTTTTTCTGATTTTTCTTTTTAAATATGTTGAGCATTTCTTGGTCTTTCTTTTCGTTATTTTTTTGTTGAGTATTACAAGCCACAACACTTAAAATCAAAAGACAATTTATTATTAGATTTTTCATTCTCACTATTAATTAGCTAGTGTATTCTTTATTAATTATATTTTATACATGAAAAAAAAACAGTGAACCTAGTACTATTTTTGACTTTAATTTCATTCGAGATAAACCAATTTAATATTTTCTTTATTAGAATATCATGGTTTTTAATTTCATGACTACTACATGTATTTAATATTTTTTGTTCTGATGTTAAGACAAAAGAAAAGTATACTTTTGTAGGAGGTAATTTATCATAATCTTTTGACCATAAAACATTCTTTAAAAATACCTTATTTAATTTTGATTGATTAAAACCAATAATATCGTCTTCTCCATATGAATGAAAAATTTGTTTTTTTTCAATACTATCCAACTCACACTGTCTTGCTTTTAGAATTGAATCCTTAGACCCTTGACTATATGAATAGTTTATATTAAGAGCTAATAATATTATTAAAAGAAAAAGCAATTTATTCATTTCTTCGTTTTTTAAAGACAAATTTCATTGAATTACTTTTATAGACTAATCTCGAAATTTAGTTGCCAAAAAACACTATAATAGCTAATGTAAAATGCGTTTCAATGCTATTTACATGATGTTAGTATCTTTTATATTTAATTCACTTTATCTAAAATTATAATTTCTGGTTCATAGTCTTCTGGAGATTCTACATACTTAACATCTTCTTCATCTACTATCGTGGAGTGAATTTTCAAATTAAAAGATTCTTTTTGATCATAATCTCTAGCCAACAAGTGCCAAGTGATTTTAATTTCATTGACATTTTCTTCTGTTCTAAAACAAATCTGGTCTAATTCAATAAAATCCTTTTGAACTAAAACCTTGTAGTCAGGAATAAAAACAGCATCGGTTTTATTATTGAATATCACGTTATAATCATATTTCTCAAAATCAATATATGAAGTGTTTTTATTTACAGTATCAGCACAAACAACATTTTCGAACTTTAAGTAAACTTTGAAATCCTCCAATACTTTTAATCCATTATTCCTTAATATTAAGTTTATCAAGCAAATGCTTTCATTACTAGATTTAGTAGACCCAAAGTACATGTCCATTGAATGATGAACAGGTTGTGAATTGTTTTCGAATGGATTTTGAAAATTTAATTTCTTTATATGTTCACCGTTTATAAAGTTTATAAAATCTTCAAATGAGTCAACTTTTGGATCAAGGAATTGAACTTGAAGGGGGGTGGGAGGAAGATCCTTAAGGATTGATTTGTAATCAATCTTCCTCAATTCTTTTATGTCCTTGTATATTGTTGTTTTCCTTATGAATACTGGGTTTAATCTAGTTCTTTCATTATGTGAAAAACTTAGAGATACGTCCTGAAGAACAGGAATATTTATTTTATTCTCCTTGACTATTTCAAGCCAAGAGTTCTTATGTTTCTTAAGGGCTGATGGGGAAAGTTTTAGTCCTTTAGGATGTCCTGCAAAATAGTGTCCTGCATCAGCATGACAATCAAAACATAAAAGAATAGCATTCTCAAGAGTATCTTCTCCGCCTTGAGCTTTGGCCTCTATATGGTGAACTTCTAAATTATTCCCTTTATGTTGATGACATACGCAACAATGTCGTGCAGCTAAGGCACTGATATCTTCTTTTATTTGATTTGAAAAGCTCAATGTTTTTATTTGATATGTAGAGTAGAGCCTGATAGCTCTCTCAGTTTAAATAATTATAAATGTAATCATTTTGAGAAAACTATCAGAACCCCTTCATCAAACCGTACGTGAAGTTTTCCCTCATACGGCTTACCGATGGATTTCTTTGTTTGATATTCATAAGAATCTACCCAATAAGGGTGATGCTTAAGTAGCTAATTTAAACGCCTTATTTTCTTTTCTTACTTATACAAACATATAGTAGCATTTAGAACCATCATAACAGATCTCCCACGTTCCGTCACGTTCCGTCACTTTCCATCTATAACCACGCCATCCCTATGACTCCAGTAAATCATTGTACTTCACGTTACTGTTTATTCATACAATGTAACAGGGTTCGAGACCGTCAAAACTCTCCCCATCTTAGCTTGCCTTTTCGAAGCTACTTTGGGCTTGGTTATTTTGAGCTCAATGAACTTCAGCTATCCACCTCACGGCGATCACTTTCAGTAACTCTTCTAAGTGAACAGTAAATTACTCAGGTAGGATTTTCACCTACTGGAAAGCCACAACATCCTGGCACACTAATGATAAATTGTATGAGTAGTGGCAGAGTATGTGGCACTTTCCTATCAAACCGCTAAGTAGTTTGAACAGAATACAAGCCCTGATATTTAGTACTTTACCTGCCAGAACGTTGTGATTTTAATTCTTACCCAATTAAGAATATAACATTAGTATAGAGCCAGTAACTTATTAATAAAACTGTTATAATGATTGCTGTAATTTTAAGTGGCTTATTCTTAATGGCAATTGCAATTAGTAAAAAGCTGAAATTTTGCAAAATCCAAAAACCACCTTGTATATATTTGGTTGCTCCTTCATACCAATTAGTATCTAGTTTTTGTATTGTAAATTGAGCAATAGCTGATATAAATGCAATTATTATGAAAATAAAAAGCAAAGTATCTGTTATCCCATTATCAGATTTTGACTCCGATAATATATTCAAGTTTGTGCCACAATTTCTACAGAATTGAGCACTCTCTTCATTTTGTGTTTGACATTTTTGACAATACATAATTTAATTTTATTTAGTTATAATGTTTTTAATTCGATAACCTGTGTATTTGCAGCTTTATCTCCTAATCTTCTGCCATTTTCAGATGCTAGAACAATAATTGGTTCAATTAACCATCCAATAAGAGGTATTAAACCTAATAACACCATTATCAAATTTCTTAAAAATGATTGTCCTAACGAACAAGGTGCATTTTGGGGAAGATAGACTACCATTAGTCCAACAGCTTTTTTGCCCCAACTCTGTCCCTTACCGATACCATCTTTGATAAAGCTATATGTCAAAGGAATTAAGTATAGAAATCCTGCCAAGATAAATAAAGGAATGGCTTCATCACTATTATAATAGTCTTGAAGTTTTACCATACCAATCATATAGAATATTAAAGATGGTATAGCAAATCCAGTGGTAATTAGACCATCTAATAAAGAAGCTAAAAAACGATTCCCCAAAGAAGCTTTTGAATATGTGCCATTAAAATTGAATTGTTTTGAAATGTTTTGTTCATTAATGTCAAACCTAAGTGCTTCTGGTATTACTGCTCCACCATCTTTAGGGCAAAATTTTGTTTCGATTGAATATTCTGTTCCACACTTTACACATTTTGGTATTAACTTATCAGGTGAAGTCAATTTAGAACCGTCAATATCACAAAATTTAGAACCTTCAGGAAATGTCTTGTGGCATTTAGGACACATTGGATTTTCAATAATTTCAAGTTCTAAATTACGGCCACAATGTTGACAAAATTTTGATCCAATTGCAAATTCTTTACTGCAACTAGGACAATTGTATTTCTTCATATGTTTATCTGTTAGTTTCTCTGTTTCTTATTTTTACCGCTAACATACTGGCTAAACTACAACCAGCATATCCGTCATCTGGTGGATGGTTATTAGTTATTAATAATCAAAAATATGTTCTATTTCAATTCCTTTTGTTTTCATTCTTTTTATAAAAGGAATTAATTCAGAGACATGCATAAAGTACACGAATCTTTTAGAGCTATTATCTGTAACAATATTGGATTTGTAGAGTACCTGTATTTTATCTTCATGTAGTGAGATATCTTTTGGTGCAATAATACTCACAAGAATTTCGTCATTCCCACCAATGTTATGAATCTGAATATCTTCATCTACTAGTCGAATTAAATTGGTTGTGAAGGCTCCCCAACGCTCAATAGCAAGAAGATACATATTGTCCTTTTTAGTATAGACTTTGACTTCATTGTTGGTAGATATTTCACCTGAGGAGGTTGCTAGCACATAGATGTCAGTCACAGGCTCTTCATAGGTTGAAGTGGCTGCCCATTCTATGAGTTTTCCATAACCTGCCTTAAGCAAGAATTCGAAAGTAAAGAGGGTCTTGCGTTCAAACTTTCTCAACCAGTTGCTGTCTTTGGTATTTGAAACACTCCATACTTTACCTATCCACGGAAGAAAATCAAATTCGTACCATGCCGTTTGATAGATAAAGTCGCTATAAGCACGATGAGCTTGGTTGATCATTTCTTCTTCATCCGAATTGATACCGTTATGGAGGTAACTAAAGACTTTGCCGATTGTGTTCTCATAAATGATTTTAATGGTGTACTCTAGCGTTATAGATACACCAATAACTTGCAGCATAGTGATGTACTCTTCGTTTGTGGGATATGCTTCTGAAACTAGCTTTAAGGAACGATCATAAAGTGACCAATATTCATCAATAGATGCATAGAAAGGGAAGTCAGAAGGATTAGCCCCTGATGCTAGGTAGTCAGCATATTCTTTAGGGTTAAAAACTAAATACCACTCTGGAACTGTTAAAATAGTTTGTTCTTCGTTGCGATAGTAGCCCTTAATATTATTGCCTTCTTTTTCGATTCTATTAGCAATGTAGGGATTGTATTTATCAAGTAACTTATTATTAAACCGGTGTTGAGGATCAATACTATCTTTTAAAGAAAAATATGTACTGGCATTTGGGTAACCTTTGTTGAATTGGTCAACTGTTGCATGTGGTTGATAAGGAAGATACCAAGTGCCTCCTTCGCTAAGGATAGCATCCGTCATAGCCTGCGTCCATTGTTTCACATTTTCTTTTGCTTCATCGCTAGTTCCTTGCTTGTAGTAGATAACTAAAGCGATAACTTCTTCAGGAGCCCAAGAAAGTAGTGATTCCTTATCGGGGTAGGCATGACGTAAGGAAACATTAATGACATTTACATCAAACTGATCGTAAACGGCTTTCATTTTTGGAATGAAGGACTCGATGTTATTTATTGGAATAAAGTATTCTTGTAATACATAAGTCGATTCTTTCCTTGATTTAGGTTCAAGTTCATTGACATCATAACTAGCCTCTTTATTTCTCCATGTTACAACTTCATTGCTATAAAGATATGGGTCAATGATTTTTCGTCTTATCCATTTACCAAAATTCCCCCACGAAACAACTTTTAATAATCGGTGTTCCAGGCTGTAATCAAGCCCTGTTGGTGTAACTCTGATGGTATCGGTTAACTCTTTATCCGTTTCGACCCAAGCTACGTTATTCACTTCATTAAAATGAGGAGGATATAAGTCTCCGTTTTGGAAAATTACTTTTTTATTATTTCTAATGTTCTCGTTGAAAAAGGAGAGGTAGTCTTTGACTTCAACCAAATTGGTTTGTCTTTCGACTTTAACGTTTTTCTCCAGCTGTAAGGTAGTTTCTACAATGGTTCCAATACCTCCGTAACCACCTATAGCAGCATTAAAAATGTCTGAATTTTCGGTTCTATTCGCAGTAATTAGTTTTCCTTCGGAAGTGACTAGTTTAATATTTAGAACAGATGAAATGATTGGTCCATGCCCAATATAACGTCCATGACAATTGACCGATATAGAACCACCAACCGTAAAGTTGGCGTAAGTCTGCATAATTTTAACAGAGAGATCGTATGGGTCGATGTAATTTTGAAGATCTCTCCATGTAATACCAGGCTGTACTGTGATTTGTTTCTTTTCTGTATCGAGATTTAGTACTTGGTTGAATTGACGCATGTCAATATGGAGACTGTTGTCAAAAGCCACTTGCCCTCCCATACTATAGCGACCACCGCCAACAGAGATAGGGCCAGTAGTTGATTGAATAGCATTGATAATATCTTCTACATTAGATGGTTGAACAACATTGCTTACTTGTATCGGATTAAGTTGAGTAATATCATTTACCAATTTATTTTCCAAGATCTTGTCAAAAGTTGGGTCACCAGCAGTTTTAATAATGATTATGACAGAGATGATATAGACCACAAAAGCATAAAAAGGAATAGTATATCTTTTCTTTCGGTGGATGAATTTAAAAAACTTACCAGGAAGTCTGAATAAAAATTGGATTAGCTTTACGGTTAGTTTCATGAAGTTTGAGTTTTTGTAAATAACATTAATGCATTTTTAGTAGGATCACCATCTTGAAAAAGTGTTTGTTTTTCAAATTGAAAACCGATTTTCTCAATGAACTGAATAATAAAGTCTAAAGAATAGAAATTTCTGGTTTCATTCTCATTGTATTCCCACGTTTCTCGGGTGCCCATATTAAAAACATCATGTGCAAGAGCTACAATAGTTTCTTGGTCTTTATCATGACAGTCATGGTCTCTTAAGATGAGTTTTCCACCCATTCTCATGGTATCACGAATAGAGGAAATGAATGTTTCCCTTAGGTCAACAGGACAATGGTGAAAGCCTATGTAAACTGTTACTAAATCTAGACTTTCATTCTCTATAATTTCCGAGTATTTGGTGTTGTAATCAGCTAGCGGTATATACTCTGCTCCAATAAATATTTGGCCTCTGTCAACCATTTCGGTCAGTGAATAGCCTGGTTTTTTACCATCTGCGTAATACCTATTACCTTCAATGTTGACTTTCTCTTCTAAGTAATCAAGGTAGCGACCAGAGGAACCGATTTCTAAATAGCCATTATAAGTGGCACCTGATTCTAATAGCATTAAACTTTGTTTTGCCATTTCTTCCTTTTGTTTAAGCAGGGAAGGTAATTCATATTCAAATACAGAGAAGAAAGAGCTTATGTCACCTAGTTTAGATTGAGTATCTAAGTAGATTTCTTTGTCACTGGAGTTATTGTTAGTCGATTCTGAAATAAGTTTATGCAACTCGTCTTCAGGAAATAAGTTAAAGACATTCTTTAAGAATTTAAAGAACTCCAATTTAAGCTTATTACTTGAATAGATATGCTTGAAGTTACTCCACTTGTCTGATATTGAACCAATAAGATTTGATGGAAAGAATATGGAGGAAGTACTTAGTAATCCAAATAACATTAAAAAATTTTTTCTATTCATAGTTTGTTATTAAGTCAACGTTAAATGTAAAAAGCGTTTTAATGCTTTTACATAGTGTTAAACAAA from Flammeovirga yaeyamensis includes these protein-coding regions:
- a CDS encoding DUF4241 domain-containing protein, translating into MKNLIINCLLILSVVACNTQQKNNEKKDQEMLNIFKKKNQKKSEVLSHTDYNKVFDNDSIEGMPITVIDIGELKVPSGKIVVCDPLVTPEMQPLNQEVKSGEYPIKIYEVKTENSGDRYAIAKLQFNNHRAEKWVLAVREGEDINELTEEGDFFGFPVDAGLGGFFDIQAGVEYLKFQEDFYKSNSNGNIYDDLFAMEFKKSAKDQNDPNDYGNWVNFKLPNSDLNITMFQSGYGDGMYPAYWGIDKNGEITSLVIDFFVVLLPDE
- a CDS encoding HNH endonuclease, which translates into the protein MSFSNQIKEDISALAARHCCVCHQHKGNNLEVHHIEAKAQGGEDTLENAILLCFDCHADAGHYFAGHPKGLKLSPSALKKHKNSWLEIVKENKINIPVLQDVSLSFSHNERTRLNPVFIRKTTIYKDIKELRKIDYKSILKDLPPTPLQVQFLDPKVDSFEDFINFINGEHIKKLNFQNPFENNSQPVHHSMDMYFGSTKSSNESICLINLILRNNGLKVLEDFKVYLKFENVVCADTVNKNTSYIDFEKYDYNVIFNNKTDAVFIPDYKVLVQKDFIELDQICFRTEENVNEIKITWHLLARDYDQKESFNLKIHSTIVDEEDVKYVESPEDYEPEIIILDKVN
- a CDS encoding zinc ribbon domain-containing protein — its product is MYCQKCQTQNEESAQFCRNCGTNLNILSESKSDNGITDTLLFIFIIIAFISAIAQFTIQKLDTNWYEGATKYIQGGFWILQNFSFLLIAIAIKNKPLKITAIIITVLLISYWLYTNVIFLIG
- a CDS encoding RDD family protein; this encodes MKKYNCPSCSKEFAIGSKFCQHCGRNLELEIIENPMCPKCHKTFPEGSKFCDIDGSKLTSPDKLIPKCVKCGTEYSIETKFCPKDGGAVIPEALRFDINEQNISKQFNFNGTYSKASLGNRFLASLLDGLITTGFAIPSLIFYMIGMVKLQDYYNSDEAIPLFILAGFLYLIPLTYSFIKDGIGKGQSWGKKAVGLMVVYLPQNAPCSLGQSFLRNLIMVLLGLIPLIGWLIEPIIVLASENGRRLGDKAANTQVIELKTL
- a CDS encoding FAD-binding oxidoreductase, which gives rise to MKLTVKLIQFLFRLPGKFFKFIHRKKRYTIPFYAFVVYIISVIIIIKTAGDPTFDKILENKLVNDITQLNPIQVSNVVQPSNVEDIINAIQSTTGPISVGGGRYSMGGQVAFDNSLHIDMRQFNQVLNLDTEKKQITVQPGITWRDLQNYIDPYDLSVKIMQTYANFTVGGSISVNCHGRYIGHGPIISSVLNIKLVTSEGKLITANRTENSDIFNAAIGGYGGIGTIVETTLQLEKNVKVERQTNLVEVKDYLSFFNENIRNNKKVIFQNGDLYPPHFNEVNNVAWVETDKELTDTIRVTPTGLDYSLEHRLLKVVSWGNFGKWIRRKIIDPYLYSNEVVTWRNKEASYDVNELEPKSRKESTYVLQEYFIPINNIESFIPKMKAVYDQFDVNVINVSLRHAYPDKESLLSWAPEEVIALVIYYKQGTSDEAKENVKQWTQAMTDAILSEGGTWYLPYQPHATVDQFNKGYPNASTYFSLKDSIDPQHRFNNKLLDKYNPYIANRIEKEGNNIKGYYRNEEQTILTVPEWYLVFNPKEYADYLASGANPSDFPFYASIDEYWSLYDRSLKLVSEAYPTNEEYITMLQVIGVSITLEYTIKIIYENTIGKVFSYLHNGINSDEEEMINQAHRAYSDFIYQTAWYEFDFLPWIGKVWSVSNTKDSNWLRKFERKTLFTFEFLLKAGYGKLIEWAATSTYEEPVTDIYVLATSSGEISTNNEVKVYTKKDNMYLLAIERWGAFTTNLIRLVDEDIQIHNIGGNDEILVSIIAPKDISLHEDKIQVLYKSNIVTDNSSKRFVYFMHVSELIPFIKRMKTKGIEIEHIFDY